A genomic stretch from Mya arenaria isolate MELC-2E11 chromosome 10, ASM2691426v1 includes:
- the LOC128204882 gene encoding receptor-type tyrosine-protein phosphatase mu-like produces MIFRVFAFLCLARACMTAIKDGREMDCSPNCVCCKGNLTRCGYQPGKGNNYCFDGCIDGIYGHRCHNPCPENCIACDQNTPATCYSCKDTFYESSSSCLKTCQVGCKGQLCNDSGNCDECAANFEGENCNMCKQGKYGTDCSMDCFYQNCRCSDENGCDSCKTGYYDSGTLCKTPCSQGCRNGGCNDDGSCQCRNDFITGLYCTECINGYFGADCNTLCSGGCRSENCMRSGTCFQCKSGNYGDRCNNTCSVGCSGGTCMRDGTCDCMQNFIGSKCESCLEGKYGNKCDQDCSVGCSSSTCERFDGRCECLPNFSGNKCETCGNGLHGLSCDFNCSDKCIGGICAKSDGTCINDCVSGYSGSTCSTPCDINCATCQRYDKSYCTSCPNDYSGSICSCPPNCQCSTNSDKCIGCYGQWKRADYQCTCNTKYCTDTGCHTCRNNTILVEGDVSACCVCPPNCKGGYCITGPKCLDGCEDGFYGMDCSQKCTDQGVECLQCSQDAGKCFLCKKGFFPTETGNCTSCNVKCKNEQCDSKTGKCIEGCVGKFWGNKCDTQCNSKCGTCLQKSGACESCTDLSVHGSYCNKSCSSSCLESRCEQINGYCSRGCNGDFFGNICEVKCPENCLHSGSETTCDIYGHCTSGCSDGYVGDDCTEQKGAVQALRAGQPIGAIVGSVSSGVVIIIGIIVAIFFFRRRYIRLQTSNKSNRNGNTTYQTSITDDGLNESNEKMSLNEGQTKRESSNRNITSAASKPIPVKQHASSHVVTTSEIEIDLKQDDDINWAIDISSKDDQTYYNELGTSTNKSKIPIGQLDKYVDKKTSEAFSKEFEKLSSGLVKPYLESQKKNNMSKNRYKGIYPYDDSRVKIRGSGDSAYINASFIDGYNKPRQYIATLGPMSQQLGDFTFFWKMIWQQRVEKIVMVTNLIEQGTPKCEQYWPNPGTAMTYGDIKVESRSEDEYAEFTRRTFTVTFGSEERTLHHLHFTCWPDKAIPDNVTAMIEFRQRVLSTPSTLNGPTVVHCSAGVGRTGTYIALDILTKEGEAEKAIDISGCVQQMRQKRPNMVQTLGQYQFLHTAVVYSLTFDCKQIKGGNFNQYMNKHTARVLNKQFELLQHTLETRSNDETEAVERNKQHRSKNRANADIPGNENRPRLYLNLKPGASDYINAVYIHSFRMKKRYLVAQTPLPETVIDFLTLAVQERCSCIVSFEAYMDKQKNIGIYYPAANQEVLKKGTFQVSCSREENKTFYAERTLAIQHKGTRTDRTIPHLQFTDWDEIENKPRSTTNFLSFLNVIENVMKQQDDGPILVHCFDGAGKSGLFCVVSLLLHKMTVEHEVSVLNAVRKVKTTRRLAIPNQEQFVFCLLCVSEYLRSFDVYANFSDDTGQH; encoded by the exons ATGATATTTCGTGTATTTGCTTTCCTCTGCCTGGCGCGAGCATGTATGACAG CCATTAAAGATGGAAGGGAGATGGACTGCAGTCCTAACTGTGTTTGCTGTAAGGGAAATTTGACGCGTTGTGGATATCAACCTGGCAAAGGGAATAACTATTGTTTTGATGGCTGCATTGATGGAATATATGGCCATAGGTGTCACAATCCCTGTCCAGAAAACTGTATTGCATGCGATCAAAATACCCCAGCTACATGCTACAGTTGCAAGGATACCTTTTATGAATCGAGTAGTTCATGTTTGAAAACATGTCAAGTAGGATGCAAAGGACAATTATGTAATGACAGCGGAAATTGTGACGAATGTGCAGCAAATTTCGAAGGAGAAAATTGTAACATGTGCAAACAAGGAAAATATGGTACAGACTGTTCCatggattgtttttatcaaaactgcCGATGTTCAGACGAAAATGGCTGTGACTCCTGTAAAACGGGGTACTATGACAGCGGCACACTGTGCAAAACACCTTGTTCCCAAGGTTGTCGAAATGGTGGTTGTAATGATGATGGAAGTTGCCAATGCCGTAACGATTTCATTACTGGTTTATATTGCACGGAATGTATAAATGGATATTTTGGAGCTGACTGCAATACCCTTTGCTCTGGAGGTTGCAGAAGTGAAAATTGTATGCGAAGCGGAACCTGTTTTCAATGTAAGTCTGGGAACTATGGGGACCGATGCAACAATACATGCTCTGTAGGATGCAGCGGTGGGACATGCATGAGAGATGGGACATGTGACTGCATGCAAAACTTCATTGGCTCAAAATGTGAATCATGTTTAGAGGGAAAATACGGTAACAAATGTGATCAAGATTGCAGTGTTGGTTGTTCGTCATCGACATGTGAAAGATTTGACGGGAGATGTGAATGCCTTCCAAACTTTTCAGGAAATAAATGCGAAACATGCGGAAACGGATTACATGGGTTGTCTTGTGATTTTAATTGTTCAGATAAATGTATCGGTGGGATATGTGCAAAATCGGATGGCACATGCATAAACGATTGCGTTAGTGGATATTCGGGTAGCACTTGTTCAACACCTTGTGATATAAACTGTGCGACATGTCAACGGTATGACAAATCGTACTGTACGTCATGCCCGAATGACTATTCTGGATCAATATGCAGTTGTCCACCTAACTGTCAGTGTAGCACAAACAGTGATAAATGCATCGGTTGTTATGGTCAGTGGAAACGTGCTGattatcaatgtacatgtaatacaaaGTATTGCACGGATACTGGCTGTCACACATGTAGGAATAATACCATTCTTGTTGAAGGCGACGTATCTGCATGTTGTGTTTGCCCTCCAAACTGTAAAGGTGGTTACTGCATCACAGGACCCAAATGCTTAGATGGATGTGAAGATGGATTTTATGGCATGGACTGTTCTCAAAAGTGTACCGATCAGGGGGTTGAATGTTTACAATGCAGCCAGGATGCTGGAAAGTGTTTCTTGTGTAAGAAAGGATTTTTCCCGACTGAAACTGGAAATTGTACCAGTtgtaatgtaaaatgtaaaaatgagcAGTGTGATTCTAAAACAGGAAAATGTATAGAAGGCTGTGTAGGAAAATTTTGGGGGAACAAATGCGACACTCAGTGCAATTCAAAATGTGGAACATGTCTTCAAAAATCCGGAGCGTGTGAGTCATGTACAGACCTTTCTGTCCATGGATCGTACTGCAATAAATCTTGCAGCTCATCGTGCCTCGAAAGCAGGTGCGAGCAAATCAATGGTTATTGTTCCCGTGGATGCAATGGGgatttttttggaaacatttGTGAGGTCAAATGCCCTGAAAACTGTCTACACAGTGGATCTGAAACGACCTGTGATATATATGGCCACTGTACGAGTGGCTGCAGCGATGGCTATGTAGGCGATGACTGTACAG AACAAAAGGGAGCAGTACAAGCGCTACGGGCTGGCCAGCCAATAGGAGCTATTGTTGGAAGTGTTAGTAGTGGAGTGGTTATTATCATTGGCATCATTGTCGCAATTTTCTTCTTTCGACGAAG ATATATTCGTCTGCAAACTTCCAACAAAAGCAACAGAAACGGTAATACAACATATCAAACTAGCATTACCGACGACGGATTAAATGAAT CAAACGAAAAGATGTCCCTCAACGAAGGACAGACCAAGAGAGAATCTTCAAATAGAAATATCACATCGGCAGCAAGCAAGCCCATCCCTGTCAAGCAGCATGCTTCGTCACATGTGGTAACTACATCTGAAATCGAGATAGACCTGAAGCAAG ATGACGATATAAATTGGGCTATTGATATTTCTTCCAAAGATGATCAGACGTATTATAATGAACTTGGGACATCAACTAACAAATCCAAAATACCCATTGGTCAACTCGACAAGTATGTTGATAAAAAGACTAGTGAGGCCTTTAGTAAAGAATTTGAG aaattgtCCAGCGGACTTGTGAAGCCATATTTGGAATCGCAGAAGAAGAATAATATGAGTAAGAATCGGTACAAAGGAATATATCcat ACGATGACTCTAGGGTAAAGATTAGAGGCAGTGGTGATTCAGCCTACATAAACGCAAGCTTTATTGAT GGTTACAATAAGCCGAGGCAGTATATCGCCACATTAG GTCCAATGTCTCAACAATTAGGAGATTTCAcctttttttggaaaatgattTGGCAACAGAGGGTTGAGAAGATTGTCATGGTTACCAACCTCATTGAACAAGGG ACCCCTAAATGCGAGCAATACTGGCCAAACCCTGGAACGGCTATGACGTATGGTGATATAAAGGTTGAGAGCCGCTCGGAGGATGAGTATGCTGAGTTTACAAGGAGGACTTTCACAGTAACTTTT GGATCAGAGGAAAGGACGTTGCATCATTTGCATTTCACGTGCTGGCCTGACAAAGCGATACCCGACAATGTCACTGCGATGATAGAGTTCAGACAGCGTGTTTTGAGTACGCCGAGTACACTGAACGGACCAACGGTTGTACATTGCAG CGCTGGTGTCGGCAGAACAGGCACTTACATTGCTCTGGATATACTGACAAAAGAAGGCGAAGCTGAGAAAGCGATTGACATCTCCGGGTGCGTCCAACAAATGCGTCAGAAGAGGCCGAATATGGTTCAGACACTG GGACAGTATCAGTTTCTGCACACCGCCGTGGTTTATTCACTAACATTCGActgcaaacaaatcaagggaGGAAACTTCAACCAGTACATGAACAAACACACAGCACGAGTACTAAATAAACAGTTTGAG CTACTACAGCATACGCTCGAGACACGATCTAATGATGAAACAGAAGCAGTTGAACGAAATAAACAGCACCGGAGTAAGAACAGAGCAAACGCCGATATCCCGG GTAATGAAAACAGACCAAGACTTTACCTGAATCTAAAACCTGGAGCGTCAGACTACATCAATGCTGTGTATATTCAT AGCTTCAGAATGAAGAAACGCTACCTGGTAGCACAAACTCCACTTCCAGAAACGGTTATCGACTTTTTGACACTAGCTGTCCAAGAGAGGTGTTCGTGTATCGTCAGCTTCGAAGCTTACATGGACAAACAAAAG AATATTGGAATATACTACCCTGCGGCCAACCAAGAAGTTTTGAAAAAGGGAACATTCCAAGTCAGCTGCTCAAGAgaggaaaataaaacattctacGCAGAACGAACATTGGCAATACAGCACAAAGGG ACGAGAACTGATCGAACCATTCCACATCTTCAATTTACTGATTGggatgaaattgaaaacaaaccaCGGTCAACTACCAACTTCCTGTCATTTCTGAATGTGATAGAAAATGTCATGAAGCAGCAGGACGACGGACCGATATTGGTCCATTGTTT TGACGGTGCGGGCAAAAGCGGTCTGTTCTGTGTGGTTTCGTTGCTTCTCCACAAAATGACCGTGGAACACGAAGTCAGTGTACTTAACGCTGTAAGGAAGGTCAAAACCACGCGAAGGCTAGCAATTCCCAATCAG GAACAATTTGTGTTCTGCCTTTTATGCGTTTCGGAGTACCTTCGTTCGTTCGACGTCTACGCCAACTTTAGCGATGACACGGGGCAACATTAA